Proteins from a genomic interval of Candidatus Paceibacterota bacterium:
- a CDS encoding pilin, producing the protein MKKIMSKIKYVSALLLAIVMFVGLSSVVFANPQPTNPNPTNPQPTNPGNFSFQDGTLTDLLYAIIGLFNPIIILLAGICVVVFMWGVIKYINASGDPKRLKEGSWYLLFGIIAFVVIVGLWGIVKTVTSLLGLEFAGPQFKTSRSGTGSTQTATQSGSFGNAQFSTQSVQSGRQVSGSTGYGTTQTTSGTTVSGSSGAGTTQTSGSTQTNTGTQGSGSTVNSGGPTNSNGQTGGGTTNTTGN; encoded by the coding sequence ATGAAAAAAATAATGTCCAAAATTAAATATGTGTCCGCACTGTTACTTGCAATAGTAATGTTTGTTGGACTATCAAGTGTTGTATTTGCAAATCCACAACCAACTAATCCAAACCCGACAAACCCTCAACCCACAAATCCCGGCAACTTCTCCTTCCAAGACGGAACGCTTACTGACCTTCTTTATGCAATAATCGGACTCTTTAATCCAATTATTATCCTCCTTGCGGGTATTTGTGTTGTGGTTTTTATGTGGGGAGTTATCAAATATATCAACGCCTCTGGTGATCCAAAAAGATTAAAAGAGGGATCGTGGTATTTGTTGTTTGGAATTATTGCCTTTGTGGTTATTGTTGGACTGTGGGGAATAGTAAAAACTGTAACTAGTTTGCTTGGTCTAGAATTTGCGGGACCCCAATTTAAAACATCTCGGTCCGGAACTGGTTCAACTCAGACTGCAACTCAAAGTGGAAGCTTTGGAAATGCACAGTTCTCAACACAGTCAGTTCAATCTGGAAGACAGGTATCAGGATCAACCGGCTATGGAACAACTCAAACTACATCTGGTACAACAGTGTCTGGCTCATCTGGTGCTGGAACCACTCAAACCTCTGGAAGTACCCAAACAAATACTGGAACACAAGGTAGTGGCTCAACTGTAAATAGTGGCGGTCCAACAAATTCTAATGGTCAAACAGGAGGTGGAACAACAAACACAACGGGTAACTAG
- a CDS encoding pilin, with the protein MKKFLTSFVSTIVLTVLIGASLAVPVSANPQPTNPNPPNPQPTSPGGFDIVFTNPLKADSLQCLVYDIFRIAINLLAVVAGLFIIYSGFKFVSAQGNPEKLKAARKTFLNTIIGTAIILGSWVIVQFAINTINQFMDRDVITINNTCEN; encoded by the coding sequence ATGAAAAAGTTTCTTACGTCTTTTGTCTCAACAATAGTACTCACTGTTTTAATCGGAGCATCACTTGCGGTTCCTGTAAGTGCTAACCCACAACCGACTAATCCAAATCCACCTAACCCACAACCAACTAGCCCGGGTGGTTTTGATATTGTGTTTACAAATCCCCTCAAAGCAGATTCTCTACAGTGTTTGGTATATGACATATTTCGAATTGCAATTAATCTCCTTGCAGTTGTGGCAGGTCTCTTTATTATCTATTCTGGTTTTAAATTTGTATCAGCACAAGGAAATCCAGAAAAACTCAAAGCGGCACGCAAGACCTTCTTAAACACAATTATTGGTACTGCTATTATTCTTGGATCATGGGTGATTGTTCAGTTTGCAATCAACACTATTAATCAGTTTATGGATCGTGATGTTATTACTATCAACAACACGTGTGAAAATTAA